AGCCCCTGGCGCAGGTCGTGGGCCGGCAGCCGGTAGCTGCGGCCGCTCTGCAAGTCCCAGCGCCAAACCAGGGCGGCCCACTGGGCGGGGTTGGGTCCGTCGGAGGGCGCGCGGTGACGGGCGTGATAGGCACGGAAGCCGCCGTAGGTGTCGTCTGCCAGACAGAACAGCTCGCCGCCGTCGTCGACGACGGTAACGCAGCCGGCGCCGCTGAACAGGTCGTAGCTTGCCCGCCAGCCGCCGGGGCCGCCCTCGAGCCGACTGGAGCCCAGCAGCCAATCCTCGGCGCCGGGGAGCTCGACGAGAACGTCGTAGATCAACGTCTCCGGCGGCCCCGCGCCGGGCACAGTGTCCGGCTCACGCCGCGGCGGCGGGTGATAGACGATCAGCGGCGCGTCGACGGCGCCCAGCGGCTCGACGGCGACGGGATCGACGTCGTCGCAGGCGTAGACAAGGGCGACCAGGGCTGGTAGCAGAATCCGGCGTAGGTTGAACATCCGCAGCGGATGATACCACAGGGTCTGAGAGCCTAACAAGCGGGCGACGGGGTCGCATCGGCTATGTTAAACTAGCCCTCTCATGGAGTAACGTCGACTGCGCCGCGCGGTTGCCCACGCTTCGCCGCCGGCCCTCCCCACGGGAGTCCTGCTGTGCAGAAAATCCTGGTGACCAGCGCCCTGCCCTACGCCAACGGCCCCCTCCACGTGGGCCATCTGGCCGGGGCCTACCTGCCCGCCGACATCTTCGTCCGCTACCACCACCGCCGCGGTGACGACGTGGTCTACATCTGCGGCTCCGACGAGCACGGCGTACCGATCACCCTGACCGCCGACGCCGAGGGCGTCGAGCCCCAGGCCGTCGTCGATCGCTTCCACGCCCGGCTGAAAGGGGCCTTCGAGGGCCTGAACTTCGCGATGGACTATTACGGCCGCACCACCTCGCCGACCCACGTCGAGACGGCGCAGGAGTTCTTCCGGGTCCTCGATGCGGGCGGCTACATCGAACCGCGGACCGAGGAGCAGTTCTACTGCCCGAGCTGCGAGCGCTACATGCCCGACCGCTACGTCGAGGGCGTCTGCCCGCACTGCGGTTCCGACAAGGCCCGGGGCGACCAGTGCGAGGACTGCGGCCGCTGGATCGATCCCCAGACCCTCATCGAGCCGCGCTGCAAGATCTGCGGCGGCGAACCGGAGCTGCGCCCCACCAAGCACTGGTTCTTCAAGCTGTCCCGGATCGCCCCCCGCCTCGAGGAGTGGATCGACGAGCAGCACCGGCGCCACGGCTGGAAGGACAACGTGCTCAACTATTGCCGGGGCTGGTTCCGCGAGGGGCTCAAGGACCGGCCGATCACCCGCGATCTGTCCTGGGGCGTGCCCGCCCCCGTCGACGCCGCGGGGAAAGTCCTCTACGTCTGGTTCGAGGCCGTCCTGGGCTACATCACCAACACCAAGGACTGGGCCGCCGGCCTCGGCGAACCCGAGCGCTGGCGCGACTTCTGGCTGGACGACGACACCCGGCTGATCCACTTCATCGGCAAGGACAACATCATCTTCCACGCCATCATGTTCCCGGCGATGATCCTGGCCTACAACGAGCTGGTGCCCGAGGAACAGCGGATCGTGCCGCCCGAGAACGTGCCCGCCAACGAGTTCCTCAACATCGAGGGACAAAAGCTCTCCACCAGCCGCAACTGGGCCGTCTGGGTCGATGATGTCCTCGAGGACTTCCCCGCCGATTACCTGCGTTACTACCTGACCCACTGCCTGCCCGAGACCCGGGACACCGACTTCAGTTGGGCCGAGTTCGCCGAGCGGATCAACTCCGAACTGGCCGACATCTACGGCAACCTGGCCAACCGGACGCTGGTCTTCATCCAGCGCTACTTCGACGGCCGGGTGCCCGAGGCCGGCGAAGCCGACGCCGACGACGACGAACACCGCCGGATCGTCGCCGGGCTGGTCGAGCAGATCGGCGCGGCGATCGACAACTACCGCTTCCGCGAGGCCGCCAAGCTGATGATGGACGTCGCCCGCAGCGGCAACCGCTACTTCGACACCCAACAGCCCTGGAAGACCCGCCGGGACGACCGGCCGGCTTGCGCCCGCACCCTCTACCACCTGACCCAGACCCTGGCCGCCCTGGCCGTGGTCAGCGAGCCCTTCGTCCCCGACGCCGCCGGCCGCCTGGCCGCCCTGCTGGGCGTCGACGAAGCGACCTTCCGCTCCTGGAGCTGGTCCGACGCCGCCGGCGAGCTGATCCCCACCGGCAGCGAAACCGCCCAACCCCGGGTGTTGTTCTCCAAGCTGGACGAGGAGGTCGTCGAGCAGCAACGCCGCAAGCTCGGCGCCAAACCCGGCTCCGCAACCGAGACCCAGACCGATGTGGAAGCTGAACCCCTGGCCGACAACCTGGTCGACTTCAACCAGTTCCTCGAACTCGACCTGCGCGTGGCCCGCGTCGTCGAGGCCGAAGCCGTCCCCAAAGCCAAGAAGCTGCTGCGCCTCGTCGTCGACCTCGGCGCCGCTCGCAAGCAGATCGTCGCCGGACTGGCCGAACATTACGACCCCGCCGACCTCGTCGGCCGCCGGGTGATCGTCGTCGCCAACCTCAAACCCGCCAAGCTGATGGGCGTGGTCAGCGAGGGTATGCTGCTGGCCGCCTCCACGCCGGACAAGAAACGCCTGGAGCTCGTCACCGTCGGCGGCGACCTGCCGCCGGGCTGCCGGGTCTCCTAGAACCGCCGACCACGCCGGACGGCGGCAACGAGGCGCCGGCGGGCTGCTTGCCCGCGGACGCCCCGCGGGCGGCCGCGGAATGCAAGCAGCGTGACGGCGCCGGGGCGGGAGGGGCGAGTGGGCGCCGAGGCCCGCCGAAGGCAGCCCGCCGAAACACCCAGCACGCCTAGCCGGCCCCCCACTAAAACCTATACCGCCGACTACGATGAACCAGCCAGCTAACGCCGAGGTTCTCTACGAAGCCGACTGCCCGCCGCCGGCCGTCGAGTTCGTGACCATCTACGGCTACGGCAACCAGGGCCGCGCCCAGGCCCTCTGTCTGCGCGACGGCGGCCGTCCGGTGCGCTGCGCCCTGCGCCCCGGCTCATCCAGCCGGGAACTCGCCGCCGCCGACGGCATCCCCGTCGTCGAACCCGGCGCAGCCGCCGAGACGGACCTGCTGGTCTGGGCCGTGGCCGACGAGGCCATCCCCGCCGCGGCCCGCTTGCTGGCAGACGTACGCGCTAACTCGAGCTGGCTGTTCCTCCACGGTCTGGCCGTCAGCAAGGGCTGGCTGGAGCCGCCCCCCGACGTTGACCTGTTGCTGCTGGCCCCCCAGGGTCCGGGGACGGCCCTGCGAACGGCATTCGTTTCCGGCGACGGTTTGCCGGCTGCCCTGGCCGTCGAACAAGACGCCTCCGGCCGGGCGCGCCGGCGTTTGCTGGGCTACGCCCGGGCCGTGGGCTGCGCCCGGGGCGGGCTGTTCTGGACCACCTTCGCCGAAGAGACGGTCATCGACCACTTCGGCGAGCAGGCCGTTCTCTGCGGCGGCGTGCCCGCCCTGGTCGAAGCCGCCTGGCAGGTTCTGGTCGAGGCCGGTTACGATCCGCGCTCGGCCTATATCGAGTGCTTGATGCAGCTCAAGCTCCTCGTCGACCTGATGTACGAAGGCGGCCCCGCCGCCCTGCGTCGGGCGATCTCCCCGACGGCCCTCTACGGCGCCCAGAGCCGGGGACGGCACGTCATCGGCCCGCAAACGCGGGAAAGGCTGCGCAAGCTGCTGGAGGAGCTAGAAGGCGACAGGTTCGCCCGCGACTGGCGCTGGATCTCCAGCCGCAAGGACTGGCCCCGCCGCCGGGAAGAACTGCTGAACGCCGACGCCGCCATCGAAAAGGCCGGACGCTGGGTGCGCGACAAGCTGAACT
This genomic window from Candidatus Coatesbacteria bacterium contains:
- the metG gene encoding methionine--tRNA ligase, whose protein sequence is MQKILVTSALPYANGPLHVGHLAGAYLPADIFVRYHHRRGDDVVYICGSDEHGVPITLTADAEGVEPQAVVDRFHARLKGAFEGLNFAMDYYGRTTSPTHVETAQEFFRVLDAGGYIEPRTEEQFYCPSCERYMPDRYVEGVCPHCGSDKARGDQCEDCGRWIDPQTLIEPRCKICGGEPELRPTKHWFFKLSRIAPRLEEWIDEQHRRHGWKDNVLNYCRGWFREGLKDRPITRDLSWGVPAPVDAAGKVLYVWFEAVLGYITNTKDWAAGLGEPERWRDFWLDDDTRLIHFIGKDNIIFHAIMFPAMILAYNELVPEEQRIVPPENVPANEFLNIEGQKLSTSRNWAVWVDDVLEDFPADYLRYYLTHCLPETRDTDFSWAEFAERINSELADIYGNLANRTLVFIQRYFDGRVPEAGEADADDDEHRRIVAGLVEQIGAAIDNYRFREAAKLMMDVARSGNRYFDTQQPWKTRRDDRPACARTLYHLTQTLAALAVVSEPFVPDAAGRLAALLGVDEATFRSWSWSDAAGELIPTGSETAQPRVLFSKLDEEVVEQQRRKLGAKPGSATETQTDVEAEPLADNLVDFNQFLELDLRVARVVEAEAVPKAKKLLRLVVDLGAARKQIVAGLAEHYDPADLVGRRVIVVANLKPAKLMGVVSEGMLLAASTPDKKRLELVTVGGDLPPGCRVS
- the ilvC gene encoding ketol-acid reductoisomerase, encoding MNQPANAEVLYEADCPPPAVEFVTIYGYGNQGRAQALCLRDGGRPVRCALRPGSSSRELAAADGIPVVEPGAAAETDLLVWAVADEAIPAAARLLADVRANSSWLFLHGLAVSKGWLEPPPDVDLLLLAPQGPGTALRTAFVSGDGLPAALAVEQDASGRARRRLLGYARAVGCARGGLFWTTFAEETVIDHFGEQAVLCGGVPALVEAAWQVLVEAGYDPRSAYIECLMQLKLLVDLMYEGGPAALRRAISPTALYGAQSRGRHVIGPQTRERLRKLLEELEGDRFARDWRWISSRKDWPRRREELLNADAAIEKAGRWVRDKLNWPGLEGGEQQ